AGCTTCAGGTCGGCATTCTCCAGGAAGCTCCAAACCAATCCGACCCGCGGATTGAAAGTATCGCCGAAGTCGCTGTAATGATCGTAGCGTGCTCCGGCAGTCAGGTTGACCTGCTCCAATAACTGCCATTCGTCCTGCAGGTAGGTGGCAAAGATCTGGCGGGTGGCATCCTTGTTCCAGTTGGCAACTTCCTGTACCGAGCCGAGAGGGGCGCCGGTAGTCGGGTTGAAGTTGGCCAGTTGCTTGACATCGTACTGACTCAATACCTCGTAAGACAGCCCTGCAATCAGATGGTTGCCGGAGAAAAGGTCCCAATCCATCTGCAGTTCGCCGCCAATGGTGCGGTTTTTCAGTTTAGGGTCTCCGATCATCCCATCAGGAAAAACGCCGGCAAAGCCGTTCGGATAAATCTTTACCTGTCCGTTTTGATCGTAATAGTCATAATAGAGTTTCAGGTTCGCCGAAAGCCCATCCACAAGTTGTAAGCCGTAAGCCAATTCACCCCAGTAGGTGTCGAGATTGCCGCCTTTGCCATCGGTAAGGGCCGATGCCAAACCTATATAATTGTTTTCCTGCTGGGTATAGTAATGGCCGCGGAAGGTTAGATCGCCGTAGCCAACTTTTAGGAAGGCGTCTGTCTGCTTGGATTCTAGGCTCGGTGCTCCCGGGGCTTTTGAAAAGGGAGTGCCGGTCAAGGTATCGGCCTCGACAGTCAGCTTCGGTCCGTCGGTCTGAAAATAATCCAGGCTGCCTGAAGCCGTAAATTTGTCACCAATCGCCTTGCCCCCGACCAGGTTGCCCTTCCAGGTATCGAAACTGCCACCACCAGCTTTGAGTTCAACCCCGTCGATTTCCTCGGCATTGCGGGTGATGATGTTGATGGTGGCCACAAAGGCGCTATTGCCATAGAGGGCCGAACCCGGCCCACGCACTACCTCAACCTGTTTGATATTCTCCATCGGCAGTTTGTTGGCGACGTTGTACACCAGGGCGCTACCGTTGGTATTCCTGTTCAGGGAATGGCCGTCGATCATCACCAGGATCTTTTCGCTGGCACCGGTCCTGATGCCGCGTACTTCGACCATGTGGGTGCCCCA
This region of Geoanaerobacter pelophilus genomic DNA includes:
- a CDS encoding TonB-dependent receptor plug domain-containing protein produces the protein MKKKALIAVVTCALAMAGNSTAKGADPLLEPSTQVEERSTPTEAQELLMFFEEQDLVTATKRHTTLRKAPAIATIITADEIRNMGARNLEDVLKMVPGFGISTNEWGTHMVEVRGIRTGASEKILVMIDGHSLNRNTNGSALVYNVANKLPMENIKQVEVVRGPGSALYGNSAFVATINIITRNAEEIDGVELKAGGGSFDTWKGNLVGGKAIGDKFTASGSLDYFQTDGPKLTVEADTLTGTPFSKAPGAPSLESKQTDAFLKVGYGDLTFRGHYYTQQENNYIGLASALTDGKGGNLDTYWGELAYGLQLVDGLSANLKLYYDYYDQNGQVKIYPNGFAGVFPDGMIGDPKLKNRTIGGELQMDWDLFSGNHLIAGLSYEVLSQYDVKQLANFNPTTGAPLGSVQEVANWNKDATRQIFATYLQDEWQLLEQVNLTAGARYDHYSDFGDTFNPRVGLVWSFLENADLKLLYGQAFRAPNFQELYNINNPVVVGNPNLKPERIETYEAGLAWRLNRYFAADMNYFYSTIDDQVGWDTTTTPAINANIGKSQTQGVEMGVNGAYGADIYWKLAYAWQDPRDANTDQRLPYVPAHRASGIVNYALTKYLNLHTNLLWTGPRPRPQGDNRPEMASYTTVDLAVTLKNFFETLEIQAAVRNLFDQRYKDPDTSGGALNLAGTGPKVPGDFPREGISFLVSASYKF